In Pseudobdellovibrio exovorus JSS, the genomic stretch AAATCACATTTTTTACGAGAGAGCGCGCCTCGGCGCGCAGCTCTGGATCTAATGCTGAAAACGGCTCGTCTAAAATCAACAGTCGCGGATTCGACATCAAAGCTCTGAGTAAAGCGATTCTTTGTTTCTCTCCGCCAGAAAGATTTTGTGCCCGAGTTTGCCAACAGGATTCGACAGATAAAGTTTTTTTCAATACCTCTAACTTTTGCATCGCTTCGGAATAGTGATTCCCTCTGTGACGTGAGCGCAAAACCAATAAAACATTTTCTTCTGCACTCAAGTGGGGAAATAAATCGTAAGACTGAAAAACAACTCCGATGCGGCGATCTTCCATACGCATTTTATTCAAGTCTTCACCTTTAAAAGTCCATTGCCAATCTGTATCGGGCTTTAGCAGTCCCACCAGAATATTCAGCAATGTGGTTTTTCCAGCTCCGGAATGCCCGACAATAGCTGTCACACCGGATTCAGGAAGCTGTAATTCGGGAATATCTAAAACAAAATCCTCTGTCTTATAACGCAAATTTTTTATAGACGACATAGATCACCTTCACCGCAGTGTAAACAAGAACCATCACTAAGACCCAAAATACTAAAATGTAAAAGCTAATGAGGTAAGACAGAGCCAAGCGATAGCTACTTAAAAAACCCGCCGAAATCATTCCCAGTGTTTGCGTCTGTATTCCTAAAGACTTCACAATAGCATAATCACTGCTTAGCCATAAAACCAAAAAAGAGGCCCATGCCAGCAGACGTGTTTTGAGCTGACGAAAAATAATTTCAGAAATAATCACTCGTTTGGAAATCCCTAAAGCTTTAGCGATATTTATCTGGTGGCTTAAGTTTTCAATCGGTTTTTGCAAAAATAATTTAAAGAGCGCTGGGAATAACAAAACGCTCATGCCAAAAATTATTTTTGTCTGGTCAAAGTCAGCACTGACCGGAAAAATCAAATAGAAAGCAAACCCTGTCACCACAGTGGACACCGAGATCATGTGCACAGCTGAGTTAAAACGACCACGCTGAATAAAATCCAAAAGCCACAGGATCAGCAGCACCCCATTCATCAGCAAAAATAGCAGCACTGTTTTTAAAGTGAACGATGTGGCTGCAGCTAAATCCCATATGTACATAAAAAGAAATGGGACTTGCGCTAACGAAGTCGTAACACCTCGTAAATAGCCACCAATATAAAGAAGCAAGTAAACCAAAACAAAAACTAAACCTGTGAAAGAGACTAAATAGCGACCTTTAACAAAGACCTCTTTCGGGCGGCGCTGCTCGCGAAAAATCAGCACACTCAGAAAGAAAATAAGTAATGTCTGCAAGAAACCTAAAGTGACGGCCATATTCCAGTTATGCTCCACAAAAATCTTTTCGTAGATAAGCACTTCCAAATTAAGACCACGACCACCACCCACCATCAACGGCACGGAAAAGCTCGAAAAACAGAAAATAAAAATAATAAAGAAATTCACCCAAAGATCTGCCTTCAATGCAGGAAAATAAATACGGCTTAAAAACCTCAATCTTCCTATGCCATAGACTTCGCTGATCAAAGCCATGCGGCCCATTTTGTTTTCTGTCGACCACAATGTCAGCAAGGTTGCAAACC encodes the following:
- a CDS encoding ATP-binding cassette domain-containing protein, producing MSSIKNLRYKTEDFVLDIPELQLPESGVTAIVGHSGAGKTTLLNILVGLLKPDTDWQWTFKGEDLNKMRMEDRRIGVVFQSYDLFPHLSAEENVLLVLRSRHRGNHYSEAMQKLEVLKKTLSVESCWQTRAQNLSGGEKQRIALLRALMSNPRLLILDEPFSALDPELRAEARSLVKNVISQLEIPVYLITHDQDDVLSMSQQRVILSAGKVSAIEPLKTR